In a single window of the Anguilla rostrata isolate EN2019 chromosome 6, ASM1855537v3, whole genome shotgun sequence genome:
- the LOC135258251 gene encoding collagen alpha-5(IV) chain-like isoform X3 encodes MGEMGPPGFPGCNGTKGEKGYPGRPGYPGLDGPMGFRGAPGPKGDSASPPREVKGQQGPPGSPGINGQPGFPGAMGPPGPPGPIGAQGALGLRGRPGEKGREGRSTGIPGPRGQKGDRGPPGVPGLKGIKLYATAPKDLKGDPGEKGEKGCRGTPGRPGHSALTGVKGDPGDPGGEGKPGKDGNRGLPGLEGHEGRRGIPGAVGIPGSKGEKGSTGLPGPPGSVTLVGNFSKGRQGIPGPPGPKGSPGPPGEDGFPGHPGAPGERFSQGPPGLPGPPGLIGPKGEKGDSDGYIPGPPGQDGRPGNPGPPGDQGPPGRRTGIPEPRGPKGQKGILGEPGLMGQPGNTGDKGVSCLCSGKGTGLFGLPGPPGPPGQPGWNGQPGQKGDMGIKGLMGPSGPPGPDGRPGPPGYPGQKGDGGISPRPACKGDRGSPGYPGSPGQHGARGRHGHPGAKGQRGPKGDSHGLLGSKGERGPPGSLGRHGNQGLTGIPGPPGFGPSGVPGQKGNRGVEGTLGTPGAPGEKGDCSNILTNRGDPGPKGNRGDPGIPGPPGIGIGYPGVPGLPGFPGDKGEKGTPGTQQVIPGEKGDRGPPGQPGAPGFGAPGLQGISGPPGFQGEKGYVESGPQGPTGRLGPPGPSGDLGAPGDFGQRGFPGPTGSPGRDGPPGVKGEKGVAGVTGPPGLPAPCQNGLPGPQGLPGPRGEWGFTGPRGLKGLKGEPGLPGFSQPGPKGEIGPPGVSLPGGLGPFGSKGVPGSDGLPGLPGPLGDPGNPGPPGYGPDGPPGYDGPPGPKGSPGLSGPEGPKGSQGMLGDTGAPGIPGPQGIVVGDKGDPGPPGQEGHTGVKGNAGDPGPKGQDGRNGIPGRHGTQGAPGEPGLGGFPGQPGDPGSPGDRGLGGHQGLKGEKGPAGVPGGGGPPGAPGVRGHKGAKGEPNFSRPGPAGPPGPKGELGYPGLYGVKGEKGVLGSPGGVGLDGSIGDKGDAGPPGDPGPQGIPGGQGYSGSQGAPGPPGPYGPPGIPGTPGIPGPRGLKGNQGKDSIPGPPGQKGEPGAVLGSPCVRGEKGLLGQKGEPGSPGPDAPGLPGVPGEKGSPGLRGLPGYCGNPGADAICSFGPKGDPGPDGCPGVPGPQGPPGLPGPPSQAYKGDKGEAGWPGPVGPNGYRGDIGVLGQPGEQGGPGQPGLKGDIGLTGQPGPVGERGDANLYPGPKGPTGEKGPPGPPGPKGYAVPGEVIVIKGDQGPTGDPGFPGPRGPTGPPGQQGPQGVLGRRGVSRHGRPGYPGFPGPKGERGRSGLPGELGDTGSPGRKGQQGLPGGVVPSTRAESFLVTRHSQTAQDPQCPTGSTKIYSGYSLLYINANDRGHGQDLGTLGSCLRRFSTMPFLFCDIEGTCRYASRNDYSYWLSTAEETPRSMELIPAEDLHKFISRCSVCETSRNTIAVHSQTTRTPDCPRGWGSLWTGFSFAMQTAAGAEGSGQPLASPGSCLESFRQVPFIECHGRGTCNYYPDSYSYWLASLDPDDVFRKPVSQTVKRPNLETVISRCHVCMKQ; translated from the exons ATGGGAGAGATGGGACCTCCAGGTTTCCCAGGATGCAATGGGACAAAG GGGGAAAAAGGTTATCCTGGTCGCCCTGGTTATCCTGGATTGGACGGACCAATG ggttttaGGGGTGCACCTGGACCAAag GGTGACTCAGCTTCGCCCCCTCGTGAAGTTAAAGGGCAACAAGGGCCACCAGGAAGTCCTGGCATCAAC ggacAGCCGGGGTTTCCAGGAGCAATGGGCCCACCTGGGCCTCCAGGGCCTATAGGCGCACAG GGAGCATTGGGTTTGCGTGGCCGACCAGGGGAAAAG ggtaGGGAAGGGCGGAGCACGGGGATTCCAGGCCCCAGAGGCCAGAAG GGCGATCGAGGTCCGCCCGGGGTCCCGGGGTTGAAGGGAATTAAGCTGTACGCCACGGCGCCCAAGGATCTGAAG GGGGACCCAGGCGAAAAGGGTGAAAAGGGTTGCCGAGGAACCCCA GGTCGTCCTGGACACTCAGCACTGACGGGTGTGAAAGGGGATCCTGGGGATCCAGGTGGTGAG GGGAAACCCGGCAAAGATGGCAACCGTGGACTGCCTGGATTGgag GGTCACGAAGGACGCCGGGGGATTCCAGGTGCCGTGGGGATcccagggtcaaag gGAGAGAAAGGTTCAACAGGCCTCCCAGGCCCTCCAGGGTCG GTGACATTGGTAGGGAACTTCAGCAAAGGGCGGCAGGGAATACCTGGACCACCTGGACCCAAAGGCTCACCTGGCCCCCCAG GTGAAGATGGTTTTCCTGGACATCCAGGAGCCCCAG GTGAAAGATTCTCCCAGGGACCTCCAGGGCTCCCTGGTCCCCCGGGTCTAATTGGCCCAAAGGGAGAGAAGGGTGATTCTGATGGATACATCCCAGGACCCCCAGGCCAAGATGGACGTCCAGGGAACCCTGGTCCCCCAGGCGACCAAGGCCCCCCAGGCCGCAGGACAG GCATTCCAGAACCTCGAGGGCCAAAGGGCCAGAAGGGAATTCTGGGGGAACCAGGACTGATGGGTCAGCCCGGAAACACAG GGGACAAGGGCGTGTCATGTCTCTGTTCTGGGAAAGGAACTGGGCTCTTCGGTCTCCCTGGGCCTCCTGGTCCGCCAGGACAACCCG gCTGGAATGGGCAGCCTGGTCAGAAGGGAGACATGGGAATCAAAGGACTCATGGGTCCCTCAGGTCCTCCG GGCCCAGATGGCAGACCAGGTCCTCCAGGCTACCCAGGGCAGAAGGGGGACGGAGGCATCAGTCCTCGGCCAGCATGCAAGGGTGACAGAGGTTCCCCAGGATACCCGGGGAGTCCCGGTCAACACGGAGCACGGGGGCGCCATGGACACCCAGGGGCCAAGGGCCAACGGGGCCCCAAGGGCGATTCG CATGGGCTGCTAGGCTCAAAGGGGGAACGGGGCCCTCCGGGGTCTCTTGGTCGTCATGGAAACCAGGGTCTAACAGGAATCCCAGGGCCGCCAGGTTTTGGGCCATCCGGCGTTCCAGGGCAGAAGGGCAATCGAGGGGTAGAGGGCACCCTGGGCACACCTGGAGCGCCAG GTGAAAAAGGGGATTGCAGCAATATTTTGACAAACAGAGGAGACCCGGGTCCAAAAGGAAACAGGGGTGACCCAGGGATACCTGGTCCACCAG GAATAGGTATTGGTTATCCTGGGGTGCCAGGTTTACCTGGTTTTCCTGGTGATAAGGGGGAAAAGGGCACTCCTGGAACACAGCAAGTTATCCCAGGAGAGAAAG GTGACAGAGGCCCTCCCGGGCAGCCAGGTGCTCCTGGGTTTGGGGCGCCAGGACTGCAAGGCATTTCGGGACCCCCTGGATTCCAGGGTGAAAAG GGCTATGTGGAGTCTGGCCCCCAGGGGCCCACGGGTAGGCTGGGGCCCCCAGGTCCGAGTGGAGATCTTGGTGCCCCAGGAGATTTTGGGCAGAGGGGGTTTCCTGGCCCTACTGGAAGTCCAGGACGAGATGGTCCACCTGGAGTGAAAG GGGAGAAAGGGGTTGCTGGTGTCACAGGCCCACCTGGCCTCCCCGCGCCCTGCCAAAATGGACTTCCCGGTCCACAGGGACTTCCTGGGCCGAGAGGAGAGTGGGGTTTCACAG gacctCGAGGGCTGAAGGGGCTGAAGGGCGAGCCGGGCCTTCCTGGGTTCAGCCAGCCTGGACCCAAAGGGGAGATCGGACCACCTGGGGTTTCCCTACCTGGAGGGCTAGGACCGTTCGGGTCAAAGGGTGTCCCTGGGTCGGATGGCCTTCCTGGACTTCCAG GCCCCTTGGGAGATCCTGGAAACCCAGGCCCCCCTGGATATGGACCAGATGGACCTCCTGGATATGATGGACCACCAGGACCAAAAG GGTCTCCGGGACTCTCTGGTCCGGAAGGCCCCAAAGGAAGCCAAGGAATGCTGGGGGATACTGGAGCCCCTGGAATACCAGGACCACAGGGCATTGTAGTGGGGGATAAAGGTGACCCCGGTCCCCCAG GTCAGGAGGGGCATACTGGTGTGAAAGGGAATGCAGGTGATCCAGGACCCAAAGGACAAGATGGGAGGAATGGGATACCAGGAAGACATGGCACACAAG GTGCTCCAGGTGAGCCTGGTCTTGGGGGGTTTCCTGGACAACCTGGCGATCCTGGTTCCCCTGGAGACCGTGGATTAGGGGGACACCAAG GGTTGAAAGGAGAGAAGGGACCCGCAGGTGTGCCCGGGGGAGGAGGGCCACCTGGGGCACCTGGCGTACGTGGACACAAAGGAGCGAAAGGAGAGCCCAACTTCAGCAGGCCCGGTCCAGCAGGACCACCTGGCCCGAAG GGAGAGCTTGGATATCCAGGTTTATATGGTGTGAAGGGTGAAAAGGGGGTTTTGGGGAGCCCAGGGGGCGTTGGCCTCGATGGCAGCATTGGAGACAAAGGAGACGCAGGCCCCCCCGGAGATCCAG GACCCCAGGGGATCCCCGGAGGGCAGGGGTATAGCGGATCCCAGGGTGCACCGGGGCCTCCGGGGCCATACGGCCCACCAG GCATTCCGGGGACTCCTGGAATTCCGGGGCCTAGGGGACTCAAAGGAAACCAGGGAAAGGACAGCATTCCGGGACCCCCGGGACAGAAGGGAGAGCCAG GGGCGGTGCTCGGGAGCCCATGCGTGCGGGGGGAGAAGGGCCTGCTCG GTCAGAAAGGAGAACCAGGAAGTCCTGGGCCTGACGCACCAGGGCTACCAGGAGTCCCGGGGGAAAAAGGATCGCCTGGTCTGAGGGGACTTCCTGGTTACTGTGGCAACCCTGGGGCAGATGCGATCTGTTCTTTTGGGCCGAAAGGGGACCCCGGGCCGGACGGCTGTCCTGGAGTCCCTG GACCACAGGGACCACCAGGCCTGCCCGGTCCTCCATCACAAGCTTATAAAGGAGATAAGGGGGAAGCGGGCTGGCCTGGACCAGTGGGCCCAAACGGCTACAGAGGCGACATTGGGGTTCTTGGGCAGCCG GGAGAACAGGGAGGCCCCGGCCAGCCTGGGCTCAAAGGTGACATTGGGCTCACTGGACAACCAGGACCAGTCG GTGAGAGAGGAGATGCCAATTTGTATCCTGGGCCCAAAGGGCCCACCGGAGAGAAGGGGCCCCCAGGGCCACCAG GCCCAAAGGGATATGCAGTTCCGGGGGAAGTCATTGTGATCAAAGGGGACCAAGGGCCAACTGGAGACCCAGGATTTccagggccccggggccccaCAGGTCCCCCAGGACAACAAGGGCCTCAAG GGGTCCTCGGGCGCAGGGGAGTCTCCAGGCACGGTCGCCCCGGCTACCCAGGTTTTCCGGGACCGAAAGGAGAAAGAGGCCGGTCGGGGTTGCCAG GGGAGCTGGGGGACACGGGGTCCCCCGGGCGGAAGGGCCAGCAGGGCCTCCCAGGGGGCGTGGTCCCGTCCACGCGCGCGGAGAGCTTCCTGGTCACTCGGCACAGTCAGACGGCCCAGGACCCCCAGTGCCCCACGGGCAGCACCAAAATCTACTCCGGATACTCCCTACTTTACATCAACGCCAATGACAGGGGGCATGGACAGGACCtgg gaaccCTGGGAAGCTGCCTGCGTCGCTTCAGCACCATGCCGTTCCTGTTCTGTGACATCGAGGGGACCTGTCGCTACGCCTCTCGAAATGACTACTCCTATTGGCTCTCCACCGCCGAGGAGACGCCCAGAAGCATGGAGCTAATTCCTGCTGAAGACCTGCACAAGTTCATCAGCAG GTGTTCGGTTTGTGAGACCAGCAGGAACACGATCGCCGTCCACAGCCAGACCACTCGAACCCCGGACTGTCCCCGGGGCTGGGGCTCCCTGTGGACCGGATTCTCCTTCGCCATG caaaCGGCGGCCGGGGCTGAAGGCTCTGGGCAGCCACTGGCTTCTCCGGGCTCCTGTCTGGAGAGTTTCCGGCAGGTTCCCTTCATCGAGTGCCACGGGCGCGGCACCTGCAACTACTACCCCGACTCTTACAGCTACTGGCTGGCCTCCCTCGACCCTGACGATGTGttcag